gagtggtgaataaaaaagttatatcgatCGTTCGTGGAACAATATAATTTTCGCTGTAATCACCGACGTTTCCTTCATGAGATGTCATTTACTATACTTACGGAATTTACTcgagcgaaatgatttttttcagtatgtacgatgtaagtaacttacgtgtagaatacggaaggaatggtatgggcctaagaaatggcatggactgcacaaaggcagcgttctgcgcgataaggaaaagttaactgggaaaactgaagtggcgtgtttcaatcgtttcacttgaaggaagtgggagtactgccatttcacgtaaaagaaaatgcaatgcacatccttcaacgcatgcatgtggtgaataacttgtaattagttctcataaggataggggaaaaaaataaaaagtgataccaaCAGCAACCCGGTGTTccaggcggtcacccatccaagtactatccgggcccgacgttgcttaacttcggtgatcggacgagaaccggtgtattcaacgtggtatggccgttggcgaagatatgtatggcttttgaagaatgttatactcattcggtgattagattcgatagttcactatctgactttgtaacaatttggagttaaatgtcatacaggaatgaaattgagcatcaacggcgcataaattccatttcaaaagtatcagtttcggaaatggatctgtaagagttagttttcataaatgttgcgGAAAGGAAGACAGCTGAAGCGCGGACCTCCCGTGACAAAGTAGAGGCTTTCGAAGATGGATTACAATGGGCTGCCAACGTGGAATATGGAGTGaactgaaaatgatggaataacggACAAACGGTTTGACGTAAGAGAAACTGTCCCACCAGTTTTCTGAGTAACAAAGTGCCTTTTGTTGTCATAACAAGGAAATAACATTAACGATCGTCTCGTGCGGCTGCAAGTAGACAAAATTTGAACGCACTGGACGGATTGTCATGCAACGAGGAACTGTGGAGACGTTACGGAGGACTTTACATATAGCGATAGTAGAAATTCATGTACGCGATAGAGGGAAGGAAAAACATCTGCCATGaagataaggaaagagaaaataatgttgcataaattattaatttgtgggaACATTGTATCTGTTACGCTCGTGGAAAAACGACTTTTGAACTTGAACATTTGAGAGAGCCCGGAGACACCGTCACACTTCGCTTTGACAATGCGACGGCAACAATCACAGActgttggaatgaaataactgatgaatgatcaacaatctgttgctatggcaaccaaggattaatcataaaaaattaggACCTTCTGAGCACTAAAAATGAGATATGGACTACCGTTGTGAATTTTAAAGTGGAACTTCGTTTTTGTCGTTGAAGTAAGCAATGGAAACATCACACTGAATGATGTAGGGCCCTAAAAAGGGCCGTTGGGGCGCTACCAAGTAATTTACTTGGAGCTGGTGTACTTGGTCACAGCCTTGGTGCCCTCAGACACGGCGTGCTTGGCCAGTTCACCGGGGAGCAGGAGCCTGACGGCGGTCTGCACCTCCCTGGAGGTGATGGTGGAGCGCTTGTTGTAGTGAGCGAGACGGGAAGCCTCGGCGGCGATCCTCTCGAAGATGTCGTTGACGAAGGAGTTCATGATGTTCATGGCCTTGGAGGAGATACCGGTGTCAGGGTGGACCTGCTTCAAcaccttgtagatgtagattgcgtaGCTCTCCTTCCTCCTGCGCTTCTTCTTCTTGTCTCCCTTGGAGATGTTCTTCTGGGCCTTGCCGGCCTTCTTGGCAGCCTTTCCGCTAGTCTTGGGTGGCATGTTGGTATCAACGTTGCGTAGCAGCGAGATGTATCTGAAAAGTTCAGTTCAACAATGTTTATTGCACGAGaataacaatacataaaatatgacagcaacaataacaatatatacaaAAATTCTCGTGCAGCCGTTTAGACTTTCGTctcttcagcactactggggttgaacactggtacgggagtggtataggcccggcatttgccctaaggacggcgggaaacccgtaaaaccgccgtcaggccaccacggtacaataaactatgAAGTATCAACGTGCCAAGGATAAAATACGTTAATATGAtaacagaaatatatatatatatataattaacaaaTATAGTCTTTTCTCTGAATTCACTGGGGGtccaaataaatagtaataaatagataaatagataaataaataaataaataaataattaaataaataaataaataaagggtaGATTGTCTCTACTCCATCACTGGTATCACTTGGGGAGCACtgggggggggcgggggcacTAGGACACTGTCTTCCTCACTGGGTTGGGGGTTCAGTGTTCTGATGTTCTTCTTTGGCCTCCGTTTCTTGGGTCGCAGAGGGAGTCCTGGGGTGATTGTCAACGTCTCGGGGGCGGGAATCACTGGTGAAATGGACGATGACGGAGGCAGTTGAACGTCGGGCAGGAATAGGTGAAGGTGGTCGCTGATGAATCTGGGAGCGGAGTATAGCTTCTGCTTGATGGATCTGGTGACGACTCCGTTCCCAGGAAGCATAATGTCGCCGAAAAGTCGTGGATTGTGCTCTGCGATCCTCCCAGCGGTGTTACTCCTTAGCCGGCATAATCTGTGGAGGAGAGGCTCGATATTAGTGACTTCGTAGACGTGCTTCCTGCTGGTGCGAGGGTGCAACAAGAAGGTTTGACGTAGGACACGCCTTTCAAACGAGGCGTATCTCTGAAGGGAATTGTTGTACGGGAGCACAGCAAGTGCGGCGTACTCCATAACTGGTCTAATGAAAGATTTGTATAGGAGCAGGCCGCACCTCTCTGATACTCCGCGCCCCCTTGCTCTGACTGCGCGGATGAGGTTACTCCTTCTGTTGCATCTCGCCATGATGTCTGCGACATGTTTCCTGAAAGTGAGGTTCTGATCAATTAGGACTCCTAGGTAGGTGGCTGTGGTGGACTGGGAGACCCTTTGGTTCCATAGGGTCACCTGGTGTTGTTGGTAGAATTTCTTCCCTAAGGGCTTGATGATGATTAGCTGCGTCTTCTTCGGATTTGGCCTCACTCTCCAGTCCTTGAACCATTTTCCAGGCGTGACAGCATGGTCTGCATGTTGTTTACCGCCGTCCGCGGTGTCAGGGGCTGTGCTCCATAGGGCAGTGTCGTCGGCATACTGTATTACTTCCACGGTTTTTCTCTGTTTCCTGTCCGTGGGTATGTCGTGGCAGTACAGCGAGAAGAGTAGGGGGGATAGCACGGTTCCCTGGGGTACGCCGGCTTGTAGGGGGAAAGCGGAGGAGAGCTGGGGCCCGACTCTGACCTTCGCGCTTCTGTTTCTGATGAAACAGTTTATCAGCCTCAGGAGGTCCTGCTCCATCCCGGGCAGCTTCTCAAGCTTGTACATAAGCCCGTCGTGCCATACGCTGTCGAAAGCCCTTTCTATGTCCAGGAACAGTGCTGCTGTGTATCTGTTCCTGTTGATCCCTTCTGCTGCTGTGCTGGTGAGGAGAGTGAGGGGGTCCGTGGTGCACCGGTGTGGTCTGAATCCGTACTGGAGTTGTGGTAGTGCTCCGTTTTCCTCCAGTAGTTTGGTCAGGCGCTGCACGATGATCCTCTCAAACCATTTCCCAATGGTGCTGGTCCAGGCTTATCGGCCGGTAGT
This DNA window, taken from Ischnura elegans unplaced genomic scaffold, ioIscEleg1.1, whole genome shotgun sequence, encodes the following:
- the LOC124173373 gene encoding histone H2B, with translation MPPKTSGKAAKKAGKAQKNISKGDKKKKRRRKESYAIYIYKVLKQVHPDTGISSKAMNIMNSFVNDIFERIAAEASRLAHYNKRSTITSREVQTAVRLLLPGELAKHAVSEGTKAVTKYTSSK